A genomic window from Silene latifolia isolate original U9 population chromosome Y, ASM4854445v1, whole genome shotgun sequence includes:
- the LOC141632724 gene encoding uncharacterized protein LOC141632724, giving the protein MRTLFKSQDLWDLVEDGFDDSDVKQQRLKENRKKDAKALLFLQSPVHENIFSRASADNLKEAWQILKTEFKGSDKVIAVKLQTLRRDFETLNMQNNESVQDYLSRASTIVNKMKSYGEDISNKTVVPKILRSLTSRFDSIVAAIEEAHDMSTYSFDELMSSLQAHEERLNRSKEKNEEKAFQVKGESSKENDNNNFGGRGNGRGGFRGRGRGGSRGRGQYFGQR; this is encoded by the coding sequence ATGAGAACTTTGTTTAAATCTCAAGATCTATGGGATTTAGTTGAAGATGGTTTTGACGACTCGGATGtcaagcaacaaagattgaaAGAAAATAGGAAAAAAGATGCAAAAGCGCTCCTATTTCTTCAATCACCTGTTCATGAAAATATTTTCTCCCGTGCATCAGCAGACAACTTGAAGGAGGCATGGCAAATTTTAAAAACTGAATTCAAAGGCTCGGATAAGGTAATCGCTGTTAAGCTTCAAACGCTACGCCGCGATTTTGAAACTTTAAATATGCAAAATAATGAGTCCGTGCAGGATTACCTATCTAGAGCTAGTACAATTGTGAATAAAATGAAGTCTTATGGGGAAGATATTTCAAACAAAACAGTGGTTCCAAAAATTTTGAGAAGTCTTACTTCTAGATTTGATTCTATTGTCGCTGCAATTGAAGAAGCTCATGATATGTCAACTTATTCTTTTGATGAATTAATGAGTTCTTTGCAAGCTCATGAAGAACGATTAAATCgttcaaaagaaaagaatgaagaaAAGGCATTTCAGGTGAAGGGAGAGTCTTCAAAAGAAAATGACAATAATAATTTTGGTGGACGTGGAAATGGTAGAGGTGGTTTCCGCGGTCGAGGTCGTGGCGGTAGCAGAGGTCGTGGCCAATATTTTGGGCAGCGATAA